One segment of Rosa chinensis cultivar Old Blush chromosome 6, RchiOBHm-V2, whole genome shotgun sequence DNA contains the following:
- the LOC112172078 gene encoding LOW QUALITY PROTEIN: leucine-rich repeat extensin-like protein 3 (The sequence of the model RefSeq protein was modified relative to this genomic sequence to represent the inferred CDS: inserted 1 base in 1 codon): MKRKIDHTRTILILFFCLSTTTTAQEPHIFHNAGLTDSHIKQRLLLNDGSRGETVTVSPSLIFPNPRIKTAYVALQAWKQAMLSDPLGHTANWIGSNVCNYTGVFCAEALDDPTIETVAGIDLNHADIAGYLPEELGHLSDIALFHVNSNRFCGTVPKSFSKLKLLHELDLSNNRFAGKFPLVVLQLPVLKYLDIRFNEFEGRIPKDLFDKHLDAIFLNDNRFAYELPHNLGNSPVSVIVLANNKFHGCLPASLGNMSKNLNELILTRNGLYSCLPEEIGMLKNLTVLDVSHNGLFGELPHALGEMLSLEELNVAHNNLTGTIPESICGLPNLKKFSFGYNFFTGEPPVCLDLEEFDDSRNCLRRRPKQRSMLQCKLFLSKSVGCSSFRCQPSPPPPSSPPPPPQPQHAPPPPPLSSPPPPVYCIHAPPPPPPNFVPPPPPSPHYNSPPPPSSSPPNSPPPPTPPQSPPPPSPPTXSPSPSYPSPPPPPPLPPCKEPSPPPSPPPCLEYSPTPPPTPA; this comes from the exons ATGAAGAGAAAGATTGATCACACTCGCACTATTCTCATACTCTTCTTTTGCCTCAGCACTACTACTACTGCCCAAGAACCCCATATTTTCCACAATGCAGGCTTAACAGACTCCCACATCAAGCAAAGGCTGCTCCTTAATGACGGTTCCAGAGGTGAGACTGTCACGGTGTCACCCTCACTTATTTTTCCCAACCCGAGAATCAAGACTGCCTACGTTGCCCTCCAAGCATGGAAGCAAGCCATGCTCTCAGACCCTCTGGGACACACAGCCAACTGGATTGGATCCAATGTCTGCAACTACACTGGAGTCTTCTGTGCTGAAGCTCTCGACGACCCAACAATAGAAACAGTCGCTGGCATCGATCTAAACCATGCTGACATTGCCGGGTACCTCCCAGAAGAGCTTGGCCATCTTTCAGACATTGCATTGTTTCACGTGAACTCCAATCGTTTCTGTGGCACTGTCCCAAAGAGTTTCAGCAAGTTGAAGCTTCTTCATGAGCTTGATCTAAGTAATAACCGGTTTGCTGGGAAATTCCCTCTTGTTGTTCTTCAACTGCCAGTACTTAAATACCTTGACATTCGGTTCAATGAATTTGAAGGTAGAATTCCCAAGGACCTATTTGATAAGCATCTTGATGCCATCTTCCTCAACGACAACAGATTCGCCTATGAACTGCCACATAATTTAGGAAACTCGCCGGTCTCAGTTATTGTTCTTGCAAACAATAAGTTCCATGGATGTTTACCGGCCAGCCTTGGCAACATGTCCAAGAACTTAAACGAGCTGATCCTTACTAGAAATGGGTTGTACTCCTGTTTGCCAGAGGAAATAGGAATGCTCAAGAATCTTACCGTGTTAGATGTGAGTCATAATGGTCTTTTCGGTGAGTTGCCACACGCACTAGGTGAAATGTTGAGCTTGGAGGAGCTGAATGTGGCTCATAACAATCTTACAGGGACTATACCAGAGAGCATTTGTGGGCTTCCAAATCTGAAAAAATTTAGCTTTGGGTACAACTTTTTCACAGGTGAGCCACCAGTGTGTTTAGATTTGGAAGAGTTTGATGATAGCAGGAATTGTTTGCGGCGTAGGCCAAAGCAGAGATCCATGTTGCAATGTAAATTATTTTTGTCCAAGTCTGTTGGTTGTAGTTCTTTTCGATGCCAACCATCACCGCCACCACCATCTTCTCCCCCGCCGCCGCCACAACCACAGCAtgctcctccaccaccaccgctGTCATCCCCACCACCTCCAGTATACTGCATTCACGCTCCACCTCCCCCTCCACCAAATTTCGTGCCACCACCTCCACCAAGTCCTCACTACAATTCACCACCACCCCCGTCATCGTCTCCACCAAACTCTCCTCCACCCCCAACTCCGCCACAATCTCCCCCACCCCCATCTCCACCAA TCTCCCCATCACCATCTTATCCATCCCCGCCTCCACCACCCCCTTTACCTCCTTGTAAAGAACCTTCTCCACCTCCGTCTCCACCACCATGTCTGGAATATTCTCCAACTCCACCACCTACTCCAGCATGA
- the LOC112172142 gene encoding probable E3 ubiquitin-protein ligase RZFP34, which translates to MLTQRVMEEFHSHLSNGKCMLTIEAKDNEKSIESLDRGLTEYGCPHYRRRCRIRAPCCNEIFDCRHCHNEAKNDINVDPKLRHDIPRHQVEQVICSLCGTEQEVQQVCVNCGVCMGKYFCETCKLFDDDISKKQYHCGGCGICRIGGRDNFFHCYKCGCCYSILLKNSHPCVEGAMHHDCPVCFEFLFDSRNDVTVMPCGHTIHKHCLKEMRDHLQYACPLCSKSVCDMSKVWEKYDMEIAATPMPEPYQNIQVSILCNDCGKSSQVQFHIVAQKCSNCKSYNTRQTRG; encoded by the exons ATGCTTACACAGAGAGTGATGGAGGAGTTCCACTCTCATCTATCAAATGGGAAGTGCATGCTCACAATTGAAGCAAAGGACAATGAAAAGTCCATCGAATCTCTTGATAGAGGACTCACAGAGTATGG TTGTCCGCATTATCGGCGAAGGTGCCGCATTAGGGCTCCTTGTTGCAATGAGATTTTTGATTGTCGCCATTGTCATAATGAAGCAAAG AACGATATTAATGTTGACCCAAAACTCAGACATGACATACCACGGCATCAAGTCGAACAG GTGATATGTTCACTTTGTGGCACTGAGCAAGAG GTTCAACAAGTCTGTGTCAACTGTGGTGTATGTATGGGCAAATACTTCTGTGAGACATGCAAGCTATTTGATGATGAT ATATCAAAGAAACAGTACCATTGCGGTGGCTGTGGGATATGCAG AATTGGGGGGCGTGATAATTTCTTTCATTGCTACAAATGTG GCTGCTGCTACTCAATTCTGCTGAAAAACAGTCACCCTTGTGTGGAAGGAGCAATGCATCATGACTGCCCTGTTTGCTTCGAG TTCTTATTCGACTCGAGAAATGATGTTACAGTGATGCCATGTGGACACACTATTCACAAGCATTGCTTGAAAGAGATGAGAGACCATTTGCA ATATGCTTGCCCTCTTTGCTCCAAGTCAGTTTGTGATATGTCCAAGGTATGGGAGAAATATGATATGGAGATCGCAGCTACACCAATGCCCGAACCATATCAAAATATACAAGTTTCAATTCTGTGCAACGACTGTGGGAAGAGCTCACAAGTGCAGTTTCATATTGTGGCGCAGAAATGCTCAAATTGCAAATCTTACAATACTCGTCAAACAAGAGGCTGA
- the LOC112172077 gene encoding uncharacterized protein LOC112172077 isoform X3, with the protein MKGHDHKMARMEDILNLPVQDPACPDFSAAHIKWVKVEGGRQGGDDIALIPFARVDDFVKGESSNADCPASFRIESKRKRAEGSVSKPRVDGYLEYTLYWCSYGPEDYRDSESGMVDGSSMMKPASGKGSRPGRRHMMRGCLCHFTVKRLYTRPLIALIIYNQRTHVDKSGAPCHGILDRDSMGTRAMYAPRISEEQRLKVMSMLYAGIPLDNIIQHHMEVVQEHGGPLNRDDFLSRSDVRNMERLIRNSSHELHADDGCSVKIWVQRHRKHVFYFEDSSNSEPFVLGIQTDWQLQQMLQYGHNSYVAFHSRFGFKKLKYPLSTLLVFDPSHNAIPVAWIITSSLGSQDIHKWIGLLAERIRTKDPRWRLDAFFVDDPSVEISIIREAFQCRVLLCIWHVRRAWIRSLLKTCRNLDVQREMFKYLGWLLYCTRSGPNAMDAVEEFLQVFVDQCAFMDYFKRRWLPNIELWVNGIRSLPVASPEPNAAVESYHLRLCRS; encoded by the exons ATGAAGGGCCATGACCACAAG ATGGCTAGAATGGAGGACATTCTTAATCTTCCGGTGCAAGATCCTGCGTGTCCCGACTTTTCTGCTGCTCATATCAAATGGGTAAAAGTAGAAGGCGGTCGCCAGGGTGGAGATGATATTGCCCTCATCCCATTTGCTCGAGTGGATGATTTTGTGAAAGGAGAATCTTCAAATGCTGATTGCCCTGCCAGCTTCCGCATTGAGTCCAAAAGGAAGAGAGCTGAAGGCAGCGTAAGCAAGCCGAGGGTCGATGGCTATCTTGAATATACACT ATACTGGTGTTCTTATGGCCCTGAAGACTACAGAGATAGTGAATCCGGTATGGTGGATGGTTCTAGTATGATGAAGCCTGCATCAGGAAAGGGGAGCAGGCCTGGGCGGCGTCACATGATGAGAGGCTGCCTCTGCCATTTTACTGTAAAACGCTTATATACACGGCCACTCATTGCTCTTATTATCTATAACCAGAGAACGCATGTAGATAAATCAGGAGCCCCTTGTCATGGCATACTTGATCGGGATTCTATGGGAACAAGAGCTATGTATGCTCCACGAATTTCGGAGGAGCAACGCCTGAAAGTGATGTCTATGCTTTATGCTGGAATACCTTTGGACAATATAATTCAGCATCACATGGAGGTAGTCCAGGAGCATGGAGGACCCCTTAACCGTGATGATTTTCTGAGTCGTAGTGATGTTCGTAACATGGAAAGGCTGATTCGTAATTCTTCTCATGAGCTACATGCAGATGATGGATGCAGTGTAAAGATTTGGGTTCAACGCCATCGTAAGCATGTTTTCTACTTTGAAGACAGCTCTAATTCAGAACCATTTGTCTTAGGGATACAGACAGATTGGCAGCTGCAGCAGATGCTCCAATATGGACATAATAGTTATGTAGCTTTCCATTCAAGATTTGGCTTCAAGAAATTGAAG TATCCCTTGTCGACATTACTTGTTTTCGACCCATCCCATAATGCAATACCAGTTGCTTGGATCATTACATCTTCTCTCGGCAGTCAAGATATCCACAAGTGGATTGGGTTACTGGCTGAAAGAATTCGAACCAAGGATCCAAGATGGAGACTTGATGCCTTTTTTGTAGATGATCCTTCCGTTGAGATTTCTATAATAAG AGAGGCTTTTCAATGCCGGGTTTTATTATGCATCTGGCATGTTCGGCGTGCTTGGATAAGAAGCCTTTTAAAGACATGCAGAAACCTTGATGTGCAGCGAGAGATGTTTAAGTACTTAGGTTGGCTGTTGTATTGTACAAGAAGTGGGCCAAATGCTATGGATGCAGTTGAAGAGTTTCTGCAAGTATTTGTTGATCAATGTGCTTTTATGGATTACTTTAAGAGGCGATGGTTACCAAATATAG AGTTGTGGGTCAATGGTATAAGGTCTCTTCCTGTGGCCAGTCCAGAGCCGAATGCTGCAGTTGAGTCCTATCATTTAAG GCTTTGCAGATCCTAG
- the LOC112172077 gene encoding uncharacterized protein LOC112172077 isoform X2: MAILNIHCTYWCSYGPEDYRDSESGMVDGSSMMKPASGKGSRPGRRHMMRGCLCHFTVKRLYTRPLIALIIYNQRTHVDKSGAPCHGILDRDSMGTRAMYAPRISEEQRLKVMSMLYAGIPLDNIIQHHMEVVQEHGGPLNRDDFLSRSDVRNMERLIRNSSHELHADDGCSVKIWVQRHRKHVFYFEDSSNSEPFVLGIQTDWQLQQMLQYGHNSYVAFHSRFGFKKLKYPLSTLLVFDPSHNAIPVAWIITSSLGSQDIHKWIGLLAERIRTKDPRWRLDAFFVDDPSVEISIIREAFQCRVLLCIWHVRRAWIRSLLKTCRNLDVQREMFKYLGWLLYCTRSGPNAMDAVEEFLQVFVDQCAFMDYFKRRWLPNIELWVNGIRSLPVASPEPNAAVESYHLRLKSKLFNEQYSSFWSRVDWLIHTLTTEFQSSYWLDQYSVETGCFENLRDRSFLTNSWYQALQILDVDVIIDEQNLQYAKVISQSDRSVAYTIWNPGSEFSLCDCPSSMLGNLCKHIIKVAILCKSRQVARPLLAAQVYRQALLTLLQNPPDDPVVLDHAILHATRLQQDIKGLEDLSNSGLLQSLPSEINSHVADSIVFPHLP, translated from the exons ATGGCTATCTTGAATATACACTGTAC ATACTGGTGTTCTTATGGCCCTGAAGACTACAGAGATAGTGAATCCGGTATGGTGGATGGTTCTAGTATGATGAAGCCTGCATCAGGAAAGGGGAGCAGGCCTGGGCGGCGTCACATGATGAGAGGCTGCCTCTGCCATTTTACTGTAAAACGCTTATATACACGGCCACTCATTGCTCTTATTATCTATAACCAGAGAACGCATGTAGATAAATCAGGAGCCCCTTGTCATGGCATACTTGATCGGGATTCTATGGGAACAAGAGCTATGTATGCTCCACGAATTTCGGAGGAGCAACGCCTGAAAGTGATGTCTATGCTTTATGCTGGAATACCTTTGGACAATATAATTCAGCATCACATGGAGGTAGTCCAGGAGCATGGAGGACCCCTTAACCGTGATGATTTTCTGAGTCGTAGTGATGTTCGTAACATGGAAAGGCTGATTCGTAATTCTTCTCATGAGCTACATGCAGATGATGGATGCAGTGTAAAGATTTGGGTTCAACGCCATCGTAAGCATGTTTTCTACTTTGAAGACAGCTCTAATTCAGAACCATTTGTCTTAGGGATACAGACAGATTGGCAGCTGCAGCAGATGCTCCAATATGGACATAATAGTTATGTAGCTTTCCATTCAAGATTTGGCTTCAAGAAATTGAAG TATCCCTTGTCGACATTACTTGTTTTCGACCCATCCCATAATGCAATACCAGTTGCTTGGATCATTACATCTTCTCTCGGCAGTCAAGATATCCACAAGTGGATTGGGTTACTGGCTGAAAGAATTCGAACCAAGGATCCAAGATGGAGACTTGATGCCTTTTTTGTAGATGATCCTTCCGTTGAGATTTCTATAATAAG AGAGGCTTTTCAATGCCGGGTTTTATTATGCATCTGGCATGTTCGGCGTGCTTGGATAAGAAGCCTTTTAAAGACATGCAGAAACCTTGATGTGCAGCGAGAGATGTTTAAGTACTTAGGTTGGCTGTTGTATTGTACAAGAAGTGGGCCAAATGCTATGGATGCAGTTGAAGAGTTTCTGCAAGTATTTGTTGATCAATGTGCTTTTATGGATTACTTTAAGAGGCGATGGTTACCAAATATAG AGTTGTGGGTCAATGGTATAAGGTCTCTTCCTGTGGCCAGTCCAGAGCCGAATGCTGCAGTTGAGTCCTATCATTTAAGGTTGAAATCCAAGCTTTTCAATGAGCAATATTCTAGCTTCTGGTCAAGAGTTGACTGGTTAATCCACACACTTACAACTGAATTCCAATCATCCTATTGGTTGGACCAATATAGCGTAGAGACTGGGTGTTTTGAAAATCTGAGGGACAGGTCTTTCTTAACCAATTCTTGGTATCAGGCTTTGCAGATCCTAGATGTTGATGTCATAATTGATGAGCAAAATCTACAGTATGCAAAAGTCATCTCACAATCAGACAGAAGCGTGGCGTACACGATCTGGAACCCTGGTTCAGAATTCTCTTTGTGTGATTGCCCTTCGTCGATGCTGGGGAATCTCTGTAAGCATATCATCAAGGTGGCAATCTTGTGTAAAAGTCGGCAGGTTGCGAGACCTTTATTGGCTGCCCAAGTTTATAGGCAGGCTTTGCTTACCCTTCTACAAAATCCCCCAGATGATCCTGTAGTTCTTGATCATGCTATTTTACATGCAACTCGCTTGCAACAGGACATCAAAGGCTTGGAAGATTTATCCAATAGTGGGTTGCTCCAGTCGTTACCTTCAGAGATTAACTCTCATGTAGCAGACAGTATAGTTTTCCCTCATCTCCCTTGA
- the LOC112172077 gene encoding uncharacterized protein LOC112172077 isoform X1 produces MKGHDHKMARMEDILNLPVQDPACPDFSAAHIKWVKVEGGRQGGDDIALIPFARVDDFVKGESSNADCPASFRIESKRKRAEGSVSKPRVDGYLEYTLYWCSYGPEDYRDSESGMVDGSSMMKPASGKGSRPGRRHMMRGCLCHFTVKRLYTRPLIALIIYNQRTHVDKSGAPCHGILDRDSMGTRAMYAPRISEEQRLKVMSMLYAGIPLDNIIQHHMEVVQEHGGPLNRDDFLSRSDVRNMERLIRNSSHELHADDGCSVKIWVQRHRKHVFYFEDSSNSEPFVLGIQTDWQLQQMLQYGHNSYVAFHSRFGFKKLKYPLSTLLVFDPSHNAIPVAWIITSSLGSQDIHKWIGLLAERIRTKDPRWRLDAFFVDDPSVEISIIREAFQCRVLLCIWHVRRAWIRSLLKTCRNLDVQREMFKYLGWLLYCTRSGPNAMDAVEEFLQVFVDQCAFMDYFKRRWLPNIELWVNGIRSLPVASPEPNAAVESYHLRLKSKLFNEQYSSFWSRVDWLIHTLTTEFQSSYWLDQYSVETGCFENLRDRSFLTNSWYQALQILDVDVIIDEQNLQYAKVISQSDRSVAYTIWNPGSEFSLCDCPSSMLGNLCKHIIKVAILCKSRQVARPLLAAQVYRQALLTLLQNPPDDPVVLDHAILHATRLQQDIKGLEDLSNSGLLQSLPSEINSHVADSIVFPHLP; encoded by the exons ATGAAGGGCCATGACCACAAG ATGGCTAGAATGGAGGACATTCTTAATCTTCCGGTGCAAGATCCTGCGTGTCCCGACTTTTCTGCTGCTCATATCAAATGGGTAAAAGTAGAAGGCGGTCGCCAGGGTGGAGATGATATTGCCCTCATCCCATTTGCTCGAGTGGATGATTTTGTGAAAGGAGAATCTTCAAATGCTGATTGCCCTGCCAGCTTCCGCATTGAGTCCAAAAGGAAGAGAGCTGAAGGCAGCGTAAGCAAGCCGAGGGTCGATGGCTATCTTGAATATACACT ATACTGGTGTTCTTATGGCCCTGAAGACTACAGAGATAGTGAATCCGGTATGGTGGATGGTTCTAGTATGATGAAGCCTGCATCAGGAAAGGGGAGCAGGCCTGGGCGGCGTCACATGATGAGAGGCTGCCTCTGCCATTTTACTGTAAAACGCTTATATACACGGCCACTCATTGCTCTTATTATCTATAACCAGAGAACGCATGTAGATAAATCAGGAGCCCCTTGTCATGGCATACTTGATCGGGATTCTATGGGAACAAGAGCTATGTATGCTCCACGAATTTCGGAGGAGCAACGCCTGAAAGTGATGTCTATGCTTTATGCTGGAATACCTTTGGACAATATAATTCAGCATCACATGGAGGTAGTCCAGGAGCATGGAGGACCCCTTAACCGTGATGATTTTCTGAGTCGTAGTGATGTTCGTAACATGGAAAGGCTGATTCGTAATTCTTCTCATGAGCTACATGCAGATGATGGATGCAGTGTAAAGATTTGGGTTCAACGCCATCGTAAGCATGTTTTCTACTTTGAAGACAGCTCTAATTCAGAACCATTTGTCTTAGGGATACAGACAGATTGGCAGCTGCAGCAGATGCTCCAATATGGACATAATAGTTATGTAGCTTTCCATTCAAGATTTGGCTTCAAGAAATTGAAG TATCCCTTGTCGACATTACTTGTTTTCGACCCATCCCATAATGCAATACCAGTTGCTTGGATCATTACATCTTCTCTCGGCAGTCAAGATATCCACAAGTGGATTGGGTTACTGGCTGAAAGAATTCGAACCAAGGATCCAAGATGGAGACTTGATGCCTTTTTTGTAGATGATCCTTCCGTTGAGATTTCTATAATAAG AGAGGCTTTTCAATGCCGGGTTTTATTATGCATCTGGCATGTTCGGCGTGCTTGGATAAGAAGCCTTTTAAAGACATGCAGAAACCTTGATGTGCAGCGAGAGATGTTTAAGTACTTAGGTTGGCTGTTGTATTGTACAAGAAGTGGGCCAAATGCTATGGATGCAGTTGAAGAGTTTCTGCAAGTATTTGTTGATCAATGTGCTTTTATGGATTACTTTAAGAGGCGATGGTTACCAAATATAG AGTTGTGGGTCAATGGTATAAGGTCTCTTCCTGTGGCCAGTCCAGAGCCGAATGCTGCAGTTGAGTCCTATCATTTAAGGTTGAAATCCAAGCTTTTCAATGAGCAATATTCTAGCTTCTGGTCAAGAGTTGACTGGTTAATCCACACACTTACAACTGAATTCCAATCATCCTATTGGTTGGACCAATATAGCGTAGAGACTGGGTGTTTTGAAAATCTGAGGGACAGGTCTTTCTTAACCAATTCTTGGTATCAGGCTTTGCAGATCCTAGATGTTGATGTCATAATTGATGAGCAAAATCTACAGTATGCAAAAGTCATCTCACAATCAGACAGAAGCGTGGCGTACACGATCTGGAACCCTGGTTCAGAATTCTCTTTGTGTGATTGCCCTTCGTCGATGCTGGGGAATCTCTGTAAGCATATCATCAAGGTGGCAATCTTGTGTAAAAGTCGGCAGGTTGCGAGACCTTTATTGGCTGCCCAAGTTTATAGGCAGGCTTTGCTTACCCTTCTACAAAATCCCCCAGATGATCCTGTAGTTCTTGATCATGCTATTTTACATGCAACTCGCTTGCAACAGGACATCAAAGGCTTGGAAGATTTATCCAATAGTGGGTTGCTCCAGTCGTTACCTTCAGAGATTAACTCTCATGTAGCAGACAGTATAGTTTTCCCTCATCTCCCTTGA